AGCAATTTTAACAGCTGCCAGAGCTTTGATGAATCTTGGATGAGAGTCTAATCTTGCCCATGAAATATTGAAGTTTTCCAAAGCTCGTTGTGTTTGAACTCCGAAGTATGCGTCTTTTGGTATTTTCTTTTCACCTAATAAATCGCTTTCTATTCTTGTTGACATATCACCATATTTATGAATGAGCCACAAATTTAACTAATCTTTCCATCTTTCAGATAGAAAGATTACACTAAAATATTACAGAGAATTGTTTCATTGTGTTAGTAGTTGTGATGGGCGGGGTTTATAGCGTAATTAAAACTGTTGTTATATAAATGTTAAACATATAAAATATCATGATTTACAAATTCAACTTTTTATATATTTGGCCATTAATTTTAATATAGAAATTTAACAGGTTCTTATGAAGAGAAATATATTGGTACTGGCTACTGTGGTTTCATCGTTGATGTCATGTAGTGAAGACGGTACAGAAAAGAAAGAAAAAATGGCGGTAACCCCTTTTGATGGTATTTATGAAACTCCGTTTCAAACACCAACTTTCAATACTATAACTATAGATAGTTATATGCCTGCTTTTAAAGAAGGTATGAAAGAGCAAAATGAAGAAATTGCAGCAATTGTTAACAACAGTGAAGCAGCAACTTTCGAAAATACTATTGCTGCATTAGATTATAGTGGAAAGAAACTGGACAAAGTTTCAAGTGTATTCTACAATCTTACATCTGCTGAGACTAATGAAGAAATGAATAAGCTGGCGGCAGAACTGTCTCCTATGTTGTCTAAACACAGCGATGACATTTCGCTAAATGAAGATTTGTTTAAAAGAGTTAAATCAGTTTATGAAAATAAGGATGAATTGAATTTGAACTCTGATCAGCAACGTCTTCTTGAAAAAACATATAATGATTTTGTTCGTAATGGAGCTAACCTTCAGGGAGAAGCTAAAGAGAGAATGCGCGAAATTAATAAGGAACTTTCAGGATTAACATTGAAGTTTGGAGAGAATATTTTGGCTGAGACAAATAAGTTTAAGTTATTTATTGAAGATAAGAATGATTTATCAGGACTTCCTGAATCTGTGATACAAGGAGCTGCAGGTGCGGCAAAAGCGGAGGGGAAAGAAGGACAGTGGTTGTTTACAATTCACAAGCCGAGTTTGATCCCATTCCTGATGTATGCTGATAACCGCGATTTACGCGAAAAGATGTTTAAGGCATATATCACTAAAGGAGACCATGGAGATGAATTAGATAATAAAGATAACCTTACAAAGATTGCAAATCTTAGAATAGAGAAAGCAAACTTACTAGGTTTCGATACCTGGGCAAATTATGTTTTAGATATTAACATGGCTAAAACACCTGAAAATGTTAACAAGTTATTAGATGAACTTATGACTGCTGCTTTGCCAAAAGCTAAGTATGAAGCTTCGGAATTGCAGAAGATTATAGATAAAGAAGGCGGGAAATTTGAGTTGGAAGCATGGGACTGGTGGTACTATGCAGAGAAGTTGAAGAAAGAAAAATATGCTTTCGATGAGGAAGAATTACGTCCTTACTTCAAGCTGGAAAATGTTAGAGACGGGGCATTCGCTGTTGCAAACAAATTATACGGTATCACTTTCGAGCAGCGAAACGATATTCAAACTTATCATAAGGATGTTACTGTTTGGGAAGTTAAAGAAGCCGACGGAACACATATAGGTATATTCTACCTTGATTATTTTCCAAGAGCCGGAAAGCGTGGAGGTGCATGGATGAACTCTTATAGAAAACAATCGGTTGATGCTGAAGGTAAATTAATTACTCCGATTATTACAAACGTGTGTAATTTTACAAAACCTACTGCCGATAAGCCTTCACTATTGAGTGTTGATGAAGTAGAAACTTTATTCCACGAGTTTGGTCACGGACTACACGGATTATTGTCAAAAGGTGTTTATCCAAGTCTTACAGGAACTGCTGTAGCAAGAGATTTTGTTGAGCTTCCATCACAAATAATGGAAAACTGGGCTTTAGATTCTGAAGTTTTGAAAATGTATGCAAAACATTACGAAACAGGTGAAGTTATTCCTGATGAGTTAATTACCAAGTTGGAAAATGCCGGTAAATTCAACCAGGGCTTTGCAACTGTTGAGTATTTATCTGCTGCATTACTGGACATGGACTGGCATACTCTAAAAGATGCTAATACAAAAACTGCAAATGAGTTTGAAGACGCTTCAATGGCTAAAATGAATATGGTCTCAGAGATAGTTGTTCGTTACCGAAGCACTTATTTTAACCATATTTTTAGCGGAGGGTATTCTTCGGGATATTACGCTTATGTATGGGCAGAAATTCTGGATGCTGATGCATTTGAGGCTTTCAAGGAAAATGGAATTTTCGATAAAGAAACAGCCGCTAAATTCAGAACAAATATTCTTGAGAAAGGTGGTTCGGAAGACGGTATGGAACTTTACAAAAAGTTTAGAGGTCAGGATCCTTCTACTGAGGCTTTGAAGAAAAGAAAAGGGCTTTAACAGGTAAATTATTCATCCGATGACTTTGAGTCATCGGATGAATATGAACTCTTTGCAACCTAAGACAACATTGTTAAGGAGCCGCGAATGCGCTAATTATATTTTCGCTAACGTTAAAAAAACGAACGTTAGTGGGTTAATTAATTCGCGAATTAGTGGCTTTATTTTTGTAATTATCTCTTTCCTGCCAGCCTGTCTATCTAATTAGCATCAATAATATCTTTGGCTCTTTCTATAATTGTATCCATACCATTCAGGATATCATTTTCATTTAAATCTAAATATTCATCTGCACTAACTCCTAATTCAAAGTCTTCACCATCGGCATTAGTACACCTTGTAGATGAAAACCGCAGATACCATCCATTTGGCAGAGTATAGTCAACCGGTAAACCGGCACCTCCGCCTGTATCATCTCCCAAAACTGTAACATTAGGATGTTCTTTCATCATTGTTACAAAGAAACTTGTTGCACTATAGCATTTACGGTTTGTTAAAACAACCACCGGTCCATCCCAACTTTCACCCTTTGGTTCGATGTAATTGGCTATTGACCCTGAAAAGTCGTCGTGCTCAGGTCCTGCCTTATAGTATTCGAGGTATCCGACTTTTTTCTTATCTGTAAAGTGTGCTGCAAAGTCTTCGGCATGACTGAGGTATCCACCACCATTATTGCGAACGTCAATTATTATTCCCTTCGACTTACTTTGAATGGCTATGCTTTTAACGAGGTCGATATACGACATTCCTGAGCTGAAACTTCCATAGTATACATAGGAATATTTTTTATCATTATCAACAAGTATTGTATGTCTTAACCCTCCTGAAATAAGATAGTTGTCGCCTAGATAGTTTCTTTCAATTATATCCCAGTTAAAATTTGAAGGGCTGTTGAGATACCATTCCCAGTTTCTGCTTATGTCAAATCCGGAATACAAATTAACGTGACCGTCTTTTAGGGCATATAACATCTCATCATATACCATGAATTCCTCAAAAATATTCATTTCGTTGGAAATCTTTGACCTATTGGCTTTTACTATAGAATCCCAGTTTATATTTTTAAGAATGTGGTATGAGTATTTATCATCTATTGTTTTAGCCAGTGTATTGAAGTTATTTACAGCATCTGCAGATAACTCTTTCTCCATTAATACCTTTTCGCAAGAAGAAAAGAGCAAAACTCCGGTAACAAAAAAAACATAAAGTGACACTTGGTATTTCATGTGTTTATCAATTAAGCTTCGTTCACATGTAAATCAAGTTGTTGTTGTAACAGTCAAAAACTGTTCTTATTTTTTATAATAATTAAGTTTGAAGTTAGCTGTTATAAAAACACCATGTGATCCATATTGAACTTTGTTAGAAGTGTTCAAGTTATAATAATCCCAATGGTATTCCAAGGAAATTTTGTTTTCGTTCAAAAAAGGAAAAACCAATCTTAACTCGCTGTCAATTTCATAGTAGCGATTAAATGTTACCAGATCTGATTCTCCTATCTCATCATCTGGAAAATTAACACTGTAACCGGGGCGCATATAATATGTAGCAAGCGGTACTTTCATTACCCATTCAAGACTAACCCATCTGTCAAACATGTTGAATGTATAATGTAACATCCCATTCAGGGCGAAGCTGTTTAAAAAAGTATAATTGTCCTGACTGTTGGAATAATCTTCAAAATAGTTATAGTTATATCTTCCCATAACTCCGAATCCTGCCCATAGGTACAGCTCATTTGTGAATTCATGAATAGGTTTGGTGAATCCAAAATCATACCCTCCAGTGATCTGGTTGGCAGTTCTGTCTGATATACTCGGATAGTTGAAAGAGTTATAATACCCAGCGTCTATATCAACCTCTCCCCACCACTGTAAATTAG
The Bacteroidota bacterium DNA segment above includes these coding regions:
- a CDS encoding M3 family metallopeptidase, yielding MKRNILVLATVVSSLMSCSEDGTEKKEKMAVTPFDGIYETPFQTPTFNTITIDSYMPAFKEGMKEQNEEIAAIVNNSEAATFENTIAALDYSGKKLDKVSSVFYNLTSAETNEEMNKLAAELSPMLSKHSDDISLNEDLFKRVKSVYENKDELNLNSDQQRLLEKTYNDFVRNGANLQGEAKERMREINKELSGLTLKFGENILAETNKFKLFIEDKNDLSGLPESVIQGAAGAAKAEGKEGQWLFTIHKPSLIPFLMYADNRDLREKMFKAYITKGDHGDELDNKDNLTKIANLRIEKANLLGFDTWANYVLDINMAKTPENVNKLLDELMTAALPKAKYEASELQKIIDKEGGKFELEAWDWWYYAEKLKKEKYAFDEEELRPYFKLENVRDGAFAVANKLYGITFEQRNDIQTYHKDVTVWEVKEADGTHIGIFYLDYFPRAGKRGGAWMNSYRKQSVDAEGKLITPIITNVCNFTKPTADKPSLLSVDEVETLFHEFGHGLHGLLSKGVYPSLTGTAVARDFVELPSQIMENWALDSEVLKMYAKHYETGEVIPDELITKLENAGKFNQGFATVEYLSAALLDMDWHTLKDANTKTANEFEDASMAKMNMVSEIVVRYRSTYFNHIFSGGYSSGYYAYVWAEILDADAFEAFKENGIFDKETAAKFRTNILEKGGSEDGMELYKKFRGQDPSTEALKKRKGL
- a CDS encoding S41 family peptidase is translated as MKYQVSLYVFFVTGVLLFSSCEKVLMEKELSADAVNNFNTLAKTIDDKYSYHILKNINWDSIVKANRSKISNEMNIFEEFMVYDEMLYALKDGHVNLYSGFDISRNWEWYLNSPSNFNWDIIERNYLGDNYLISGGLRHTILVDNDKKYSYVYYGSFSSGMSYIDLVKSIAIQSKSKGIIIDVRNNGGGYLSHAEDFAAHFTDKKKVGYLEYYKAGPEHDDFSGSIANYIEPKGESWDGPVVVLTNRKCYSATSFFVTMMKEHPNVTVLGDDTGGGAGLPVDYTLPNGWYLRFSSTRCTNADGEDFELGVSADEYLDLNENDILNGMDTIIERAKDIIDAN